In the Triticum aestivum cultivar Chinese Spring chromosome 2B, IWGSC CS RefSeq v2.1, whole genome shotgun sequence genome, TTCTGATTTTGTTTTGGCTGGAAAAGGATCATGAGGGAGGAATAAGAATGTAGCCGTCAGATGGAGAATGCGTGGATGGGGAAAAGCACATGATGAGGGCAGGCAAGCCGATCTCTAGTTTCGAGGTAGCCCTACCTACAACTAAAAatatatcatattcttttcttccaGTAAATCTTTCACTCATTCCTTTCATTATGGAATATCATTTTGAGTGTATTTTCCCTCTCAAAAAAGGCTTCACCCTCACTTCACTGAACTTATTGGAAATGCCTAGGACAGAGTTCATTCACTTGCCCAGCAACCCTACTCCTCATAATTGACCCGAATTTCTATTCTTGATTGACTCAATCAGGAAGAGGAAGACTTGATAAAAGATGAAAAGAAAGGATTGATTACTAGAGTAGACGGGAATGGCTACAGGGCAGTCGACTGAAATTTTATTTGGAGCCAGTCGAATCAATATGAAGCGTTAGATAAAAAACTTACACACCAGATTATCTCTTCTATCTCGAACCGTTTCTTCCTGAAAACAGATGGtcttccccgccgccaccggccggGCCGCCTGCTGCTGCTGCCCGCGGCAGGCGGCGCGCGCTGCCCCGCCCTCCCCAGAACCACCCCCACCGCCGGTCTCCTACCGCCCTGGTCATCCCTCTAGGCCCTGCCGCACCGAGTTTTTTCTCCGGCgaatccccacaccaccgccccccacCACCGCCATCCACCACCGctcaccctgaaccctaagatagacaccGGGGTAGCCTGCCCAACGAGCTCCTTCCTCCCCTCCGGCGAATTTCTTCCTCCCCTCTGGCTATTTCTCCCTTCGACCAAAATCGATCGACCCTACTGCGAAAACTCAGTTGACTGAAATGCAGCTATTGCGCCTTTTTTTtacggaaacactaacgcccacacgtgtggcaacaCTGCAATTCGCTCGCACGCCTGGATCACCATCCAGTTAAGTTTGCATGAATCTTGACACACCGAGGCAGTTTTcgcgtgccacgtaggacaaggccgGTGTGTGGGTGTTGGAGAGGTTGCCCACACGCCCCCACATCACGCAGTTGTCAGCTGCGCTGTGTaggcgaactagtttctgcccataCAGCCATCACCTAGTCCACGCGCGTGTGGGCGAGCTGCTTTTCACCCACACGACAGTCGTACGttgttggatggcaactgcagttgtgcgtacatggcaactaggtaaacacacatgtcAACTATGATCGTTCGCTAGACAGCAACtacagttgcgcgtacgtggcaatcaagtaaacatacatggcaactgtgattaaccacacgtgacaactaggtaaacacacatcaCAACTATtatttgaccatatgtggcaagtagttaatcacacacgacaactatggcttgattacacgcggcaactaccataaattagacatggcaactatagttaaccaaaacagagaaAGTTGTCATGCTTTTACAATCATatttgccatcccggataactacatctgccatccTGAATGGCAACTAACTCGTCATCCCGCGGGTACCTATTGTAGCCGCCAGAACGTGCGGGCATATTTGCTTGGTGCCACACGCGCGGGGTGGGGATGACTAGTACTTGTTGGGagtgtggcacgaagtagctgcgCCCACGCGTGTGGACAATTCTACTATTCGTCCACACACAGCCCGTGTAGGCTTCGCCCGCTCATGCCACACACGTTGTGTGGACGAGTGCCTATTATGCCACACGTGTGATGGATATTGACATCTTTTTTTATTCTGGATGGAACTGGATGGAAAGGAAAAAATGAATGAAAAAGGGAGCGCTGGTTGGATCGTTGACCGCGTTCCCGTTTAAGTCTTCCGTAAGTGGATCCACTACGGAAACGTATCGTGTGACAGACAGGGACCGCCGCTAGAAAAATCGCTCCTCTCCAAAGGGATCGATCCATGTCAAACCCGATCGAGTTCCCGACACGGACGGGTCTGCCTCTCAAACTTCCATATAATCGGATCAGATCGATCCAGACGAGATCGATCTAGACGAGCTGCTCAACAGGGATTGAAGGACTCTGCCCCATGGCCAAGACGCCACAGTCGCCGCCATGGGTGATCCAGTTCAACCGCACGAGCAAACCCGTTCTTGTCGCCCCGTTCGATGGATGTCGCCGCTGGGACGAGACGCTGGACATGCCGGCGCTTCAAGAAAAACGATGCCTCGGCCGGGACGGAGACTGGTCCCTCATGCTCGACGAGAGCACCAACGAGTGCTCCCTCGTGAGCTTTGCTGATACGTCGTTGTCGGCCCCCATCGCGATCGCTCTCCCGCCGCTGCCCAAGGAGCCGTCAGCTGGGCCGCACCTACGGTTCGGCTGCGCGCTCTCGGGCCAAACGCCGCCCGACTGCACCGTCGTGCTCGAGAAGGTGAGGTCCCTCCTACATTGCCGCCCAGGTGATGCCGAGTGGTCCAGCCTCCCGGTGGAGTTAGTCGATGACAACGATTGGTTCGACGGCCCCATAACCCCTGGCCGCCAGAGGAAGGTGTACGCGACGACCATGTCATCCTTGGTGGCCGTCGACGCATCCGGTCCGGCGCCGGTCGTCGAGAGGGCCGACATGACGCCTCCACCGCCGTGCCCAGTGCACAATGGATACAAGTGCTACCCGGTGCCATGTCCCGGTGGCGAGCTATTCTTGGTGCGCTGCTGTCACTATGGCTGCCCGCCAGAGGTGGTCGATGTGAAGGTTTTCCGATGGAATGATGAGGGCAGTGCGTGGGAGGCGGTGGAAACCATCGGCGACAGAACGTTCTTTTTAGGCAGGTTCAATTTCGCAGTCCAGTCGGCGTCTGAAGCAAGAACACAGCCCAACTGTATCCATGTGCTGCAAAAGGTTTGCGGTGAATTTGGTATTTACACCGTGTCTCTGGATGATATGACCATTCAGCTCAGCATAGTCGAGGGATGTGACGTTGATTATGATGGTGAGGAAGTTTTCTGGGCTCTTCCCACTAGGTAAGTCTAATTCGACTGGTTCGATTTGAACAAGTATTATTATTAGTAGTAGTATTTTGTGTGCTTGATCAATGTGATGTGATAGTTTATAAGGTTTCTATATACGTATCACTTTTGCAGCTTCGGTCTGGAAGCAACACGAACCATTGACACTTCTGATGATGTCTCCAATGAAGTAAGTCTTATTATTATTACTTTGACAACTCATTTGACTAGAAACAAGGGAAATTTACTAGGTTGAGTACGCGAGTTTAATCTGTACTTCGACAGGTGATGCAAACAAGAACTCAACATTGCTGCAGAGAAGAGGAAAATGAGGACATGATGAAGACTGCCGCCTCTCTAGCGGACAGGCAGTGGTGTGATCTCCATATCGACTTGTTGCAGCTACTAGTACCCAAGATTTCATTCATTGATTTCCTACACCTAAAAGCTGTCTGTAAGCAGTGGAACTCAATTAAGAGTCCGATCCAACAAGCAAAAGTGTCGCCATTGCTCATGACAACTCGGCCAACAGGAAGGACTAAGGAGGATCTTGTCGAGGTCTTCGATCCGGTGAGCGAGAAGAAGTATAGCATCAGGATAAACATCCCTGCTCCAGTTCTCAAATCTGAGGGATCACAGTTACTGCATTTCACAAAGAATGGCTGGGTCATCGTGTCGAGAGGCAGCGACCGCATGTTCTTCCTTGTGAATCCGTTCAAGAATTACCCTGATGGCGGCCATGTGATTGCTCTTCCACCTTTGGATGTCCTTGGCCTCAAAGGTTTGTCATTCTCTTCCATGCCGGGTTCACCGGACTTCGTGGTCCTCGCTGTAGGAACTACCCCAGACGGTGAAGTTGTCATGATACGAACATGGCGAATGGGAGACAAGGATTGGAGGAAACAATGCTTAGGTGACGACGATGTGACCTTCCTCATGGCATCTCATAGCCCCGTCTTCCTAGATG is a window encoding:
- the LOC123040552 gene encoding uncharacterized protein gives rise to the protein MAKTPQSPPWVIQFNRTSKPVLVAPFDGCRRWDETLDMPALQEKRCLGRDGDWSLMLDESTNECSLVSFADTSLSAPIAIALPPLPKEPSAGPHLRFGCALSGQTPPDCTVVLEKVRSLLHCRPGDAEWSSLPVELVDDNDWFDGPITPGRQRKVYATTMSSLVAVDASGPAPVVERADMTPPPPCPVHNGYKCYPVPCPGGELFLVRCCHYGCPPEVVDVKVFRWNDEGSAWEAVETIGDRTFFLGRFNFAVQSASEARTQPNCIHVLQKVCGEFGIYTVSLDDMTIQLSIVEGCDVDYDGEEVFWALPTSFGLEATRTIDTSDDVSNEVMQTRTQHCCREEENEDMMKTAASLADRQWCDLHIDLLQLLVPKISFIDFLHLKAVCKQWNSIKSPIQQAKVSPLLMTTRPTGRTKEDLVEVFDPVSEKKYSIRINIPAPVLKSEGSQLLHFTKNGWVIVSRGSDRMFFLVNPFKNYPDGGHVIALPPLDVLGLKGLSFSSMPGSPDFVVLAVGTTPDGEVVMIRTWRMGDKDWRKQCLGDDDVTFLMASHSPVFLDGVFYFLDINGKLAVVDPDLDEMEWNVLEKPDQPIRGSDEVHLYEWDYSYLVEWKQELIAIVRENGDGFRTFKLDRSHMVWSEFQGMEDAAVFWDRSNALITVPPAGEDLCNKMFLPSYSEITDGGRNQTFYSFREQCYYPSFYAKEPMNAIWFQPDLDVLTLTSQ